A genomic segment from Cyanobium sp. NIES-981 encodes:
- a CDS encoding DUF4178 domain-containing protein encodes MAVLVLLVLVAAAALLLAVQRQRRLRAQGRRAVLRERTLFDLQLGDIVQADGRDWVVEDRLLYEEEGFQWLEYLLRDGEEGRWLVVNEDDWLEVSWLQSVPFSPPLPLPRQLEWEGEGLTLREQGRATVTARLRTLNKRPGQCRYADYLGSGGRVLCVELWGSGEDQEAEVSAGHRIDPSSLTLLPGDGRSVYR; translated from the coding sequence ATGGCCGTGCTGGTGCTTCTGGTGCTGGTGGCCGCGGCCGCCCTGCTGCTGGCGGTGCAGCGCCAGCGACGGCTGCGCGCCCAGGGCCGCCGCGCCGTGCTGCGGGAGCGCACCCTGTTCGATCTGCAGCTGGGCGACATCGTGCAGGCCGACGGCCGTGACTGGGTGGTGGAGGACCGGCTCCTCTACGAGGAGGAGGGGTTCCAGTGGCTGGAGTATCTCCTGCGCGACGGCGAGGAGGGCCGCTGGCTGGTGGTGAACGAGGACGACTGGCTGGAGGTGAGCTGGCTGCAATCGGTGCCGTTCTCGCCCCCCCTGCCCCTGCCCCGCCAGCTGGAGTGGGAGGGAGAGGGCCTCACGCTCAGGGAGCAGGGCCGGGCCACGGTGACCGCCCGGCTGCGCACCCTCAACAAGCGCCCCGGCCAGTGCCGCTATGCCGACTACCTGGGCAGCGGCGGCCGGGTGCTCTGCGTGGAGCTCTGGGGCAGCGGCGAGGATCAGGAGGCCGAGGTGAGCGCCGGCCACCGGATCGACCCCAGCAGCCTCACCCTGCTGCCGGGGGATGGCCGCTCGGTGTACCGCTGA
- a CDS encoding ATP-dependent DNA ligase gives MRRFAALIDQLDHTGGTAAKVALLQRWLAAEPAADAAWALHCLLGKQRRRLITARRLRQICLEQAGLPEWLFDDCYAQVGDTAETIALLWRQVALQGAAPAQHSPAEAPLHGWMEEVLPGVAGLEGEAQAEAVRALWSRLDGMELLVMNKLLSGGFRIGVAQGLVLRALAGLSGQEESLLAHRLMGGFTPTPAAWAALLAAEQGDEARSSRPYPFFLASPLELPADPGTAPLAGGVHDWLIEWKWDGIRGQLIRRGGASLLWSRGQELINPAFPELIALADTLPEGTVLDGEVIVWPAGEPRPAPFAALQRRLGRRAPGPKLLAECPAVFLAYDLLEQGGQDLRPQPLRQRRAALEALQRQRPAAADAPEAGPLRLSPPLALAGWEELEALRQQARAVGAEGLMLKAAASPYLAGRRRGHWWKHKLEPYRLDAVLLYAQAGSGRRANLFTDYTFGLWDRAGGERRLVSFAKAYSGLNDREITALDRWIRSHTTERFGPVRAVEPEQVFELAFEGLQASRRHKSGIAVRFPRISRWRQDKPAGEADTLAAALALLEPRPLSGTPSGHPPAAG, from the coding sequence ATGCGCCGCTTCGCCGCGCTGATCGACCAGCTCGACCACACCGGTGGCACCGCCGCCAAGGTGGCCCTGCTGCAGCGCTGGCTGGCGGCGGAACCGGCCGCCGATGCCGCCTGGGCCCTGCACTGCCTGCTGGGCAAGCAGCGCCGCCGGCTGATCACGGCGCGGCGCCTGCGCCAGATCTGCCTGGAGCAGGCGGGGCTGCCGGAGTGGCTGTTCGACGACTGCTACGCCCAGGTGGGGGACACGGCCGAGACCATCGCCCTGCTGTGGCGCCAGGTGGCACTCCAGGGGGCAGCCCCGGCCCAGCACTCACCCGCCGAGGCCCCGCTCCACGGCTGGATGGAGGAGGTGCTCCCTGGCGTGGCCGGCCTGGAGGGCGAGGCCCAGGCGGAGGCGGTGCGGGCCCTCTGGAGCCGGCTCGATGGCATGGAGCTGCTGGTGATGAACAAGCTGCTGAGCGGCGGCTTCCGGATCGGCGTGGCCCAGGGGCTGGTGCTGCGGGCCCTGGCCGGGTTGAGCGGCCAGGAGGAGTCGCTGCTGGCCCACCGGCTGATGGGGGGCTTCACCCCCACGCCGGCGGCCTGGGCGGCCCTGCTGGCCGCGGAGCAGGGCGACGAGGCGCGCAGCAGCCGGCCCTATCCCTTCTTCCTCGCCTCACCCCTGGAGCTGCCCGCCGATCCCGGGACCGCCCCCCTGGCGGGCGGCGTGCACGACTGGCTGATCGAGTGGAAGTGGGACGGCATCCGCGGCCAGCTGATCCGCCGCGGTGGCGCCAGCCTGCTCTGGAGCCGGGGACAGGAGCTGATCAATCCCGCCTTCCCCGAGCTGATCGCCCTGGCCGACACCCTCCCCGAGGGCACCGTGCTCGACGGGGAGGTGATCGTGTGGCCGGCGGGCGAGCCACGGCCCGCCCCCTTCGCCGCCCTGCAGCGCCGCCTGGGCCGCCGCGCCCCCGGCCCGAAGCTGCTCGCCGAGTGCCCCGCCGTGTTCCTGGCCTACGACCTGCTGGAGCAGGGGGGCCAGGACCTGCGCCCCCAGCCCCTGCGCCAACGCCGGGCCGCCCTGGAGGCCCTGCAGCGGCAGCGGCCGGCGGCGGCGGATGCCCCCGAAGCCGGGCCCCTGCGCCTCTCGCCCCCGCTGGCCCTCGCCGGCTGGGAGGAGCTCGAAGCCCTGCGGCAGCAGGCCCGGGCAGTGGGCGCCGAGGGGTTGATGCTCAAGGCCGCCGCCTCCCCCTACCTGGCGGGCCGGCGGCGGGGCCACTGGTGGAAGCACAAGCTCGAGCCCTACCGGCTCGATGCGGTGCTGCTCTACGCCCAGGCGGGCAGCGGCCGCCGCGCCAACCTCTTCACCGACTACACCTTCGGGCTCTGGGACCGGGCCGGCGGTGAACGCCGCCTGGTGAGCTTCGCCAAGGCCTACTCCGGCCTCAACGACCGGGAGATCACGGCGCTGGACCGCTGGATCCGCAGCCACACCACCGAGCGGTTCGGGCCGGTGCGGGCCGTGGAGCCCGAGCAGGTGTTCGAGCTGGCCTTCGAGGGGCTGCAGGCGTCCCGCCGCCACAAGAGCGGCATCGCCGTGCGCTTCCCCCGCATCAGCCGCTGGCGCCAGGACAAACCCGCCGGCGAGGCCGACACCCTGGCCGCGGCCCTGGCCCTGCTGGAGCCCCGGCCGCTCAGCGGTACACCGAGCGGCCATCCCCCGGCAGCAGGGTGA
- a CDS encoding DUF547 domain-containing protein: MPSRALSLPCLLLTGLVLLPGCRSGASLADRANTPPPGTGEAASRPAPRPPLDNAPYGRVLERFVDRQGLVDYRGLQQNPQDLKAYVAAIGAVEPARFASWHPSEQIAFLLNAYNALTLASIIEQDPIRASIRDIPGVWKLKRHTVAGEAMTLDHIEHGILRKRYDEPRIHAALVCAAISCPPLRREPYGGPRLNAQLDEQSRLWLASPQGLVIHRAAGPGAGGGPGSVAISQIFQWFGDDWKRRYATTERFGDHDGQREILNFISGYVSPADRAFLRSGDYRLTHLQYDWSLNQQ; this comes from the coding sequence ATGCCCTCCCGAGCCCTGTCCCTGCCCTGCCTCCTGCTCACCGGCCTGGTGCTGCTGCCCGGCTGCCGCAGCGGTGCGTCCCTGGCGGATCGCGCCAACACCCCGCCGCCGGGCACCGGCGAAGCGGCCTCCCGCCCGGCGCCCCGGCCGCCGCTCGACAACGCCCCCTACGGCCGGGTGCTGGAGCGCTTCGTGGACCGCCAGGGCCTGGTGGACTACCGGGGCCTGCAGCAGAACCCACAGGATCTGAAGGCCTATGTGGCCGCCATCGGCGCCGTGGAGCCCGCCCGCTTCGCCAGCTGGCATCCCAGCGAGCAGATCGCCTTCCTGCTCAACGCCTACAACGCCCTCACCCTGGCCTCGATCATCGAGCAGGATCCGATCCGCGCCAGCATCCGCGACATCCCCGGGGTGTGGAAGCTGAAGCGCCACACCGTGGCGGGGGAGGCGATGACCCTGGACCACATCGAACACGGCATCCTGCGCAAGCGCTATGACGAACCCCGCATCCATGCGGCCCTGGTGTGCGCCGCCATCAGCTGCCCGCCCCTGCGCCGCGAGCCCTACGGCGGGCCGCGGCTCAACGCCCAGCTCGACGAGCAGTCGCGCCTCTGGCTGGCCAGCCCCCAGGGGCTGGTGATCCACCGCGCCGCCGGCCCAGGCGCCGGCGGCGGCCCGGGCAGCGTGGCCATCTCCCAGATCTTCCAGTGGTTCGGCGACGACTGGAAGCGCCGCTACGCCACCACCGAGCGCTTCGGCGACCACGACGGCCAGCGCGAGATCCTGAACTTCATCAGCGGCTACGTCAGCCCGGCCGACCGGGCCTTTCTGCGCAGCGGGGACTACCGCCTCACCCATCTCCAGTACGACTGGTCGCTGAACCAGCAGTAG
- a CDS encoding DUF2029 domain-containing protein produces the protein MTEPSFRSQQGLLIACGVLLVAGAALVSPYGHFRDPLVLQRFWPGAAVMGLGFALSWRLAGVPAAAFWGVAIATRLLLLPMEPSDDLWRYLWEGKIQLEGFNPFLLAPDAPALEALRTPWWGQINHPGVTAIYPPLTQLLFRLLALAGPSVLLLKLGVVAADLAVCALLARRFGHRAALLVAWNPLVLVCLAGGGHFDSWFVLPLVAAWLLLEPAAGPGRQRLAALLVGLSAAIKWTSLPMLALLVWQALRQRQWRHGAALAALGLLPLAAAALPFCSSGVCPLIPLGSGFVRFGRSAELVPALVGRLWPWTLAHNSLFLAVLALLSLVLVAISSDLGSFSRRWLLALLMLSPIVHLWYVSWYLPFAVPTRAWGARLVSLSGFVYFVLPSRLPDWRLSGPEGVLFWAPLLLGLGLEALASHRRPLPDRPLPDHPLPDPSPPAFTDP, from the coding sequence ATGACCGAGCCCTCCTTCCGGAGCCAGCAGGGGCTGCTGATCGCCTGCGGCGTGCTGCTGGTGGCCGGCGCCGCGCTGGTGAGTCCGTACGGGCACTTCCGCGATCCTCTGGTGCTGCAGCGGTTCTGGCCAGGCGCTGCGGTGATGGGGCTGGGCTTTGCCCTCTCCTGGCGGCTGGCTGGGGTGCCCGCCGCCGCCTTCTGGGGGGTGGCGATCGCCACCCGGCTGCTGCTGCTGCCGATGGAGCCCAGCGACGACCTCTGGCGCTACCTCTGGGAGGGCAAGATCCAGCTCGAGGGCTTCAACCCATTCCTGCTGGCGCCGGATGCCCCGGCGCTGGAGGCCCTCCGCACCCCCTGGTGGGGGCAGATCAACCATCCGGGGGTCACGGCGATCTACCCGCCGCTCACCCAGCTGCTGTTCCGGCTGCTGGCCCTGGCCGGGCCCAGCGTGCTGCTGCTCAAGCTGGGCGTGGTGGCGGCCGATCTGGCGGTGTGCGCTCTGCTGGCCCGCCGCTTCGGCCATCGGGCCGCCCTGCTGGTGGCCTGGAATCCGCTTGTGCTGGTGTGCCTGGCCGGCGGCGGCCATTTCGACAGCTGGTTCGTGCTGCCCCTGGTGGCGGCCTGGCTGCTGCTGGAGCCCGCGGCAGGCCCGGGCCGCCAACGGCTGGCAGCCCTGCTGGTTGGGCTGAGCGCGGCGATCAAGTGGACCTCCCTGCCGATGCTGGCCCTGCTGGTGTGGCAGGCCCTGCGGCAGCGGCAATGGCGCCACGGCGCCGCGCTGGCGGCCCTGGGCCTGCTTCCCCTGGCCGCGGCCGCCCTGCCCTTCTGCAGCTCCGGTGTCTGCCCCCTGATTCCGCTGGGGTCCGGCTTCGTGCGTTTCGGCCGCAGCGCCGAGCTGGTGCCGGCCCTGGTGGGGCGGCTCTGGCCCTGGACACTGGCGCACAACAGCCTGTTCCTGGCGGTGCTGGCCCTGCTGAGCCTGGTGCTGGTGGCCATCAGCTCGGATCTGGGCAGCTTCAGCCGCCGCTGGCTGCTGGCCCTGCTGATGCTGTCGCCGATCGTGCATCTCTGGTACGTGAGCTGGTACCTGCCCTTCGCCGTGCCCACCCGGGCCTGGGGGGCCCGCCTGGTGAGCCTGTCGGGCTTCGTCTACTTCGTGCTGCCGTCCCGGCTGCCCGACTGGCGCCTCAGCGGGCCGGAGGGGGTGCTGTTCTGGGCGCCGCTGCTGCTGGGCCTGGGGCTGGAAGCACTCGCCAGCCACCGCCGTCCTCTCCCCGACCGCCCTCTCCCCGACCACCCTCTCCCCGACCCCTCCCCCCCGGCCTTCACCGATCCCTGA
- a CDS encoding glycosyltransferase yields the protein MSSLARVMAIIPVRDEAATIGAVVQRLQELGVGAIRVVDNGSSDASAALALAAGAEVVHEPRAGYGRACWTGLQHLPDPVRWILFCDGDGSDDLAAVAAWRPLMHGADLILGNRCATAAGRARLTPVQRFGNRLATTLIRLGWGHAYADLGPLRLIRREALEAMAMADRGFGWTIEMQVKAIEAGLRIVECGVHQHPRRGGRSKISGTLRGSVGAGLGILATVGRLYGRQLGLLP from the coding sequence ATGAGCAGCCTGGCCAGGGTGATGGCGATCATCCCGGTGCGCGATGAGGCCGCCACCATCGGCGCGGTGGTGCAGCGGCTGCAGGAGCTGGGGGTGGGGGCGATCCGCGTGGTGGACAACGGCAGCAGCGACGCCAGCGCCGCCCTGGCCCTGGCGGCGGGGGCGGAGGTGGTGCATGAGCCGCGGGCCGGCTACGGCCGGGCCTGCTGGACCGGCCTGCAGCACCTGCCCGATCCGGTGCGCTGGATCCTGTTCTGCGATGGCGACGGCAGCGACGACCTGGCCGCCGTGGCCGCCTGGCGCCCCCTGATGCACGGGGCCGATCTCATCCTCGGCAACCGCTGCGCCACCGCCGCAGGCCGGGCCCGGCTGACGCCGGTGCAGCGCTTCGGCAACCGGCTCGCCACCACCCTGATCCGGCTGGGCTGGGGCCATGCCTACGCCGATCTCGGCCCGCTGCGGCTGATCCGGCGGGAGGCCCTCGAGGCGATGGCCATGGCCGATCGGGGCTTCGGCTGGACGATCGAGATGCAGGTGAAGGCGATCGAGGCGGGCCTGCGGATCGTGGAGTGCGGTGTGCACCAGCACCCCCGGCGCGGCGGCCGCTCCAAGATCTCGGGCACGCTCCGGGGCAGCGTGGGCGCGGGTCTGGGCATCCTCGCCACCGTGGGCAGGCTCTACGGGCGGCAGCTGGGGCTGCTGCCATGA
- a CDS encoding NAD(P)/FAD-dependent oxidoreductase codes for MRERFFLELDPAAGVDPAWPRVVIVGGGFAGLQAARRLMNRPVRVTLIDKRNFNLFQPLLYQVATGLVPEADVATPLRRLLAKAANVQVLLGEVDDLGPAGRAVVVNGRRLAYDHLILAAGSGSSYFGQEQWRPLAPPMKILEHADEIRRRVLTALEEAEQCADPERRRRLQSVLVVGGGPSGCELAGSLHELLAHSVEREFRQLRPEHNHVILVDPGERLLRAMHPDLSAAAERSLRGRGVEVMLGGRVVAIEAGAVTLTQPEAAGPPSQRRIEAATVCWTAGVRASHLGRRLADLTGCGLDRGGRVIVQPDFSVPGHPEIRVVGDLCAYSHTPDARPLPGMAGPAVQMGGWVALDLLAHLQGRPMAPFRWTDLGSMAVIGPLSAVADLRGLRVSGSLGWLLWGLAHLAFMPAAENRLTLLTRWLWAIATNQRGSLLITGRINQHMDVPVGLEQVLTPEQAEPSDATAHR; via the coding sequence GTGCGGGAGCGGTTCTTTCTGGAGCTGGATCCTGCCGCCGGCGTGGATCCGGCCTGGCCCCGGGTGGTGATCGTGGGCGGTGGCTTCGCGGGCCTGCAGGCGGCCCGGCGGCTGATGAACCGGCCGGTGCGCGTGACCCTGATCGACAAGCGCAACTTCAACCTGTTTCAGCCGCTGCTCTACCAGGTGGCCACGGGGCTGGTGCCGGAGGCCGACGTGGCCACGCCCCTGCGCCGCCTGCTGGCGAAGGCGGCGAACGTGCAGGTGCTGCTCGGGGAGGTGGACGACCTCGGCCCGGCCGGCCGGGCGGTGGTGGTCAACGGTCGCCGGCTGGCCTACGACCACCTGATCCTGGCCGCGGGCTCGGGCAGCTCCTACTTCGGCCAGGAGCAGTGGCGGCCGCTGGCGCCGCCGATGAAGATCCTGGAGCACGCCGACGAGATCCGCCGGCGGGTGCTCACGGCCCTGGAGGAGGCCGAGCAGTGCGCCGATCCCGAGCGGCGGCGGCGGCTCCAGTCGGTGCTGGTGGTGGGGGGCGGGCCCTCCGGCTGCGAGCTGGCGGGCTCCCTGCATGAGCTGCTGGCGCACAGCGTGGAGCGGGAGTTCCGCCAGCTGCGGCCGGAGCACAACCACGTGATCCTGGTGGACCCCGGCGAGCGGTTGCTGCGGGCCATGCATCCCGACCTCTCGGCGGCGGCCGAGCGGTCCCTGCGCGGGCGCGGGGTGGAGGTGATGCTCGGCGGCCGGGTGGTGGCGATCGAAGCCGGGGCCGTGACCCTCACCCAGCCGGAGGCGGCCGGCCCCCCTTCCCAGCGGCGGATCGAGGCCGCCACCGTGTGCTGGACGGCCGGCGTGCGGGCCTCCCATCTCGGCCGACGGCTGGCAGACCTCACCGGCTGCGGGCTCGATCGCGGCGGCCGGGTGATCGTGCAGCCCGATTTCTCCGTGCCCGGTCACCCGGAGATCCGCGTGGTGGGAGACCTGTGCGCCTACAGCCACACCCCCGACGCCCGTCCCCTGCCGGGCATGGCGGGCCCAGCCGTGCAGATGGGGGGATGGGTGGCCCTCGACCTGCTCGCGCACCTGCAGGGCCGGCCGATGGCGCCGTTCCGCTGGACCGATCTGGGCAGCATGGCGGTGATCGGCCCCCTCAGCGCCGTGGCCGATCTGCGCGGCCTGCGGGTGAGCGGCAGCCTGGGCTGGCTGCTCTGGGGCCTGGCCCACCTGGCGTTCATGCCCGCCGCCGAGAACCGCCTCACCCTGCTCACCCGCTGGCTGTGGGCGATCGCCACCAACCAGCGGGGCTCCCTGCTGATCACCGGCCGGATCAACCAGCACATGGACGTGCCGGTGGGGCTGGAGCAGGTGTTAACGCCGGAGCAGGCAGAGCCATCCGATGCCACCGCTCACCGGTAG
- a CDS encoding methyltransferase domain-containing protein, translating into MPLPTLWAGLGQRALRPEVMDQPALDPADHQAALRGLARINALTRTTGCFAPAVRRLAGRCPGRPLRVLDVACGGGDTVRALARLGQREGLALEVHGCDLSPEAVALASRTARAEGLAAEFFQADALGAPLPGGYQLITCSLFLHHLGTAEAETLLRRMAAATEAQLLVHDLVRSRLDLLLTWAGTRLLSRSPVVQVDGPLSVGGAFRIEEVRTLAAAAGLAGAELRRFWPERFLLSWCRPDRPEASGTGAGAQGEGSLAG; encoded by the coding sequence GTGCCCCTGCCCACCCTCTGGGCCGGGCTGGGGCAGCGGGCGCTGCGGCCCGAGGTGATGGACCAGCCCGCACTGGATCCCGCCGACCACCAGGCCGCCCTGCGGGGGCTGGCCAGGATCAACGCCCTCACCCGCACCACCGGCTGCTTCGCTCCGGCCGTGCGCCGGCTCGCCGGCCGCTGCCCCGGCAGGCCCCTGCGGGTGCTGGATGTGGCCTGCGGCGGTGGCGACACCGTGCGCGCCCTGGCCCGGCTGGGGCAGCGGGAGGGTCTCGCCCTGGAGGTGCACGGCTGTGACCTCAGCCCGGAGGCCGTGGCCCTGGCCAGCCGCACGGCACGGGCCGAGGGGCTGGCGGCGGAGTTCTTCCAGGCCGACGCCCTCGGTGCCCCCCTCCCCGGCGGCTACCAGCTCATCACCTGTTCCCTGTTCCTGCACCACCTCGGCACCGCTGAGGCGGAAACGCTGTTGCGGCGGATGGCTGCGGCCACCGAGGCCCAGCTGCTGGTGCACGACCTGGTGCGCAGCCGCCTCGACCTGCTGCTCACCTGGGCCGGCACCCGCCTGCTGAGCCGATCGCCGGTGGTGCAGGTGGATGGCCCCCTGTCGGTGGGTGGGGCCTTCCGGATCGAGGAGGTGCGGACCCTGGCGGCGGCGGCCGGCCTCGCGGGCGCCGAGCTGCGCCGCTTCTGGCCCGAGCGCTTCCTGCTCTCCTGGTGCCGTCCCGATCGGCCCGAAGCCAGCGGCACCGGGGCGGGTGCTCAAGGGGAGGGCTCCCTTGCCGGTTGA
- a CDS encoding NAD(P)/FAD-dependent oxidoreductase gives MPVDGESPLWDVVVVGAGPAGSAAALALARRGVRVLVVEQRRFPRWKVCGACLSPQAIAALGALGLEQLVERGVPLRELKLGVAGASLAVPLGRSRALSRPCLDQALLQAAEAAGAVVRLGTRAVLAQGPGPWRSLLLQRRGGQEPVRARLVLAASGLLPAALGARPAWRSLAAPDSRVGAGCVLPQAPAAYAAGTIAMAVGRGGYVGLVRVEDGSLNLAAALDGELIRAKGGVAGACAAVLRDAGFDPLPALATARWQRTPPLSRRSVPLAAERLLLLGDAAGYVEPFTGEGMGWALTSALAVVPLALRAVEGWEEAIAAEWPRRHLRWVGRRQRFCRQVAWTLRQPALCRTLHRLGGGLPTVAGSLAGALQHTELPPWA, from the coding sequence TTGCCGGTTGATGGCGAGTCCCCGCTCTGGGACGTGGTGGTGGTGGGAGCGGGCCCGGCCGGCTCGGCGGCGGCCCTGGCGCTGGCCCGCCGGGGGGTGCGGGTGCTGGTGGTGGAGCAGCGCCGCTTTCCGCGCTGGAAGGTGTGCGGCGCCTGCCTGAGCCCCCAGGCCATCGCGGCCCTGGGAGCCCTTGGCCTGGAGCAGCTGGTGGAGCGGGGTGTGCCGCTGCGGGAGCTGAAGCTGGGGGTGGCCGGCGCCAGCCTGGCGGTGCCCCTGGGGCGGAGCCGGGCCCTCTCGCGGCCCTGCCTGGACCAGGCCCTGCTGCAGGCGGCCGAGGCAGCCGGGGCGGTGGTGCGGCTTGGCACCCGTGCCGTGCTGGCGCAGGGGCCGGGGCCCTGGCGATCGCTGCTCCTGCAGCGGCGGGGCGGCCAGGAGCCGGTGCGGGCGCGGCTGGTGCTGGCGGCCTCGGGCCTGCTGCCGGCCGCGCTCGGAGCCAGGCCGGCCTGGCGGAGCCTCGCCGCCCCGGACAGCCGCGTGGGAGCGGGCTGCGTGCTGCCGCAGGCTCCCGCCGCCTACGCAGCGGGCACGATCGCCATGGCCGTGGGCCGGGGGGGCTACGTGGGCCTGGTGCGGGTGGAGGACGGCAGCCTCAACCTCGCGGCGGCCCTGGATGGGGAGCTGATCCGGGCGAAGGGCGGTGTGGCCGGCGCCTGTGCCGCCGTGCTGCGGGACGCGGGTTTTGATCCCCTGCCCGCCCTGGCCACGGCCCGCTGGCAGCGCACGCCGCCCCTCAGCCGCCGCAGCGTGCCGCTGGCGGCTGAGCGGCTGCTGCTGCTGGGCGATGCGGCCGGCTACGTGGAGCCGTTCACGGGCGAGGGCATGGGCTGGGCCCTCACCTCCGCCCTCGCCGTGGTGCCCCTGGCGCTGCGGGCCGTGGAGGGATGGGAGGAGGCGATCGCCGCCGAGTGGCCGCGGCGGCACCTGCGCTGGGTGGGCCGCCGCCAGCGGTTCTGCCGCCAGGTGGCCTGGACCCTGCGCCAGCCAGCGCTCTGCAGGACGCTGCACCGCCTCGGCGGTGGCCTGCCCACCGTGGCGGGCTCCCTGGCCGGCGCCCTGCAGCACACGGAGCTGCCGCCATGGGCCTGA
- a CDS encoding type III polyketide synthase: MGLILRGIGTAVPERRLSQEQALALAPQMVAATARQQRLLRRIYLRSGVDGRHCVPLLNAPNPSTAERMRHYRSEAVPLALQACRRALEDAAMEPEAITHLVTVSCTGFSAPGVDLALIAAVPLRPDVARTHVGFMGCHGALNGLRVARAFVEADPRACVLLCAVELCSLHLQEGWHPDHIVANALFADGAAAVVVAAQAEPGSEPEPGRPCLRLRACGSTVIPASSDAMAWIIENHGFSMALSARVPGLIAARLRPWLEGWLAAHGLSVAAIRHWAVHPGGPRILGAVLESVGLDPGRLDGSREVLRRYGNMSSATVLFILQRLLATPPAAGHAGEEPASGLLGAPRAGAASGPCLALGFGPGLTVEAVLFELP, encoded by the coding sequence ATGGGCCTGATCCTGCGCGGCATCGGCACGGCGGTGCCGGAGCGGCGCCTGAGCCAGGAGCAGGCTCTGGCCCTGGCCCCCCAGATGGTGGCCGCCACCGCCCGCCAGCAGCGGCTGCTGCGGCGCATCTACCTGCGCTCCGGCGTGGACGGCCGCCACTGCGTGCCCCTCCTGAACGCTCCCAACCCCTCCACGGCGGAGCGGATGCGCCACTACCGCAGCGAAGCGGTGCCCCTCGCCCTGCAGGCCTGCCGCCGCGCCCTGGAGGACGCCGCCATGGAGCCGGAGGCGATCACCCATCTGGTCACCGTGTCCTGCACGGGGTTTTCGGCCCCGGGGGTGGACCTGGCCCTGATCGCGGCGGTGCCGCTGCGGCCGGACGTGGCCCGCACCCATGTGGGCTTCATGGGCTGCCATGGGGCCCTCAACGGTCTGCGGGTGGCCCGGGCCTTCGTGGAGGCCGATCCCCGGGCCTGCGTGCTGCTGTGCGCCGTGGAGCTCTGCAGCCTCCATCTGCAGGAGGGCTGGCATCCGGACCACATCGTGGCCAATGCCCTGTTCGCCGATGGGGCCGCCGCCGTGGTGGTGGCCGCGCAGGCGGAGCCGGGATCCGAACCGGAGCCTGGGCGCCCGTGCCTGCGCCTGCGGGCCTGCGGCTCCACGGTGATCCCGGCCAGCAGCGATGCCATGGCCTGGATCATCGAGAACCACGGCTTCTCGATGGCCCTCTCGGCCCGGGTGCCCGGGCTGATCGCGGCCCGGCTGCGCCCCTGGCTGGAGGGCTGGCTTGCCGCCCATGGCCTCAGCGTGGCCGCCATCCGCCACTGGGCCGTGCATCCGGGGGGGCCGCGCATCCTGGGGGCGGTGCTGGAGAGCGTCGGGCTGGACCCCGGACGGCTCGATGGCTCCCGGGAGGTGCTTCGGCGCTACGGCAACATGTCGTCCGCCACCGTGCTGTTCATCCTCCAGCGCCTGCTGGCCACCCCTCCAGCCGCTGGCCACGCCGGGGAGGAGCCGGCATCCGGGCTGCTCGGAGCCCCTCGGGCCGGTGCCGCTTCCGGCCCCTGTCTGGCGCTTGGATTCGGGCCTGGCCTCACCGTGGAGGCGGTGTTGTTCGAGCTGCCGTGA
- a CDS encoding PAP/fibrillin family protein, with product MVTPEREQLLSLLQEQPRGRAQRHDHIVRQAFAALEASRPADLGMDGAPELLEGVWELRWSSSRQPYLQAAPWLENLQVLAPSQGRAMNLLRVAGPLGPLVGIALEAEIRITTAQRVEVRFQRGGWLGPRLAGGRLQLLRRVTPSFPAWLDITVLDRELRLCRGNAGTLFALLRRDDLQLADLLPPLPA from the coding sequence ATGGTGACTCCTGAACGCGAGCAGCTGCTCTCCCTGCTGCAGGAGCAGCCCAGGGGCCGTGCCCAGCGCCACGACCACATCGTGCGGCAGGCCTTCGCGGCGCTGGAAGCCTCCCGCCCCGCCGACCTCGGCATGGACGGCGCCCCGGAGCTGCTGGAGGGCGTGTGGGAGCTGCGCTGGAGCAGCAGCCGCCAGCCCTATCTGCAGGCCGCCCCCTGGCTGGAGAACCTGCAGGTGCTGGCCCCCTCCCAGGGCCGGGCCATGAATCTGCTGCGGGTCGCCGGTCCGCTGGGCCCGCTGGTGGGCATCGCGCTGGAGGCGGAGATCCGGATCACCACCGCCCAGCGTGTGGAGGTGCGCTTCCAGCGGGGTGGCTGGCTGGGGCCGAGGCTGGCCGGGGGGCGCCTGCAGCTGCTGCGCCGCGTCACTCCCTCCTTTCCGGCCTGGCTGGACATCACGGTGCTGGATCGGGAGCTGCGCCTGTGCCGGGGCAATGCCGGCACCCTGTTCGCCCTGCTGCGCCGCGACGATCTGCAGCTCGCCGACCTGCTGCCCCCGCTGCCTGCCTGA